TTACGCCGATCTTTGCTCTCCCCGCGGCGCGATCGACACTACCAAAACAGTCGATATCTGTCCCGCAAGGAATAACCGTAACGTTACCCTTTTTGGATACTAGCGATCGCATATGTTCTTGTTCTTGAGGGGAAGTTGCAATGATCGTGTCTGCGGTTTCTAAACATTCTTTTTCTACCCGTAAACGTGTTTTGGCAATTAAAGGAATAGTATTAATCGAACGATACTTAACTGCTCCTAATGAGTGGTATGTATGCAAATGTTGAACGGTTTGAAGTTTTTTGATTTCCATTCCAACCCATCCAGAAAGCCAGTAATTGCTATGAATTAGAGGATATATTGTTTTCTGTTGATGCTGATAGTCAAAAAAGGCTTTAACGAACTCTGGCAAGTAATTAAAAATTTTTTGTCTGGCAACAAACCTTTGAGGTCCTGCCGTTAAGCGAATTGTCCGACAATTAGGACTATGTTCTACAATCTTTTCCTGATTAGCGTCACTGCGACGAGTAAACATATCTACTTGCCAACCCTGACGAGCTAAAGCTTCTCCTACCTGTCTAACGTAGACATTCTGCCCTCCTGCTTCTTCTTTGCCAATATCGATAGCAGGGTCTCCATGAACAGAAATTAAAGCAATTTTTCCTCTACTTTTGGGTAACATGATTTTGTTTTTTTTACTTATCAAAGACTAAGATTTATTTGTCTGTGAATATTTTATTCTAATGTTTCTAGTACTGCATCTTTCCTCAGTTATAAATCTCTAGTCGCAATTGCACCGTATAATTTAATACTTTTTTAATATTTATTAACAAATTTGAAAAATAGTTTAAATAAATAAATTTACAGCTTTAAAAAATCGAGATTAATAATAATAATAAAGCAGTACAATGCTGTTTAAAGATTTGTTACCTAAAATAAAGCTATTTTTAAGTCAAAAACAAATACATTGACAGTAAATAAAATCAAATTCATCTGATAATTGCTACTTCATTGTTCCCGTAGATCCAAAACCCTTGTTGTTCCTTGAGGTGCTATCTAATTTGTCTACTACTGTTATTTTAGCCTGAATAATCGAAGCCACTACCATTTGAGCAATTTTCATTCCTGGAACAATTTGAAATGATTTTTTTCCATGATTAATTAAAATAATCCCAATTTCACCACGGTATCCAGCATCAATTGTGCCAGGCGAATTTAAAACAGTAACTGAATGTTTTAATGCCAGTCCACTACGGGGACGTATTTGCGCTTCTATACCAAGAGGAAGAGCGATCGCAATACCAGTATTAATTAGCTGAGTTTCTCCTGGTAGGATCTCTGTCTCTTCAATAGCAAACAAGTCTAATCCTGCATCTTCTGAATGAGCGTAGTCAGGAATAATCGCAGATTGATTTAGTTTTAAAATTTTGATTTCCATAGTTGCGTATATATAGCCGTACAAGATTAGCTTAAGACAATTGAGGTGATTGGCTCGAAGATAGTAGGTAGTAGCTAGTAGGTAGTAGGTAATTATTACTCATTATTTGCGTAGCTTATCCTTTAGGACTTATTACGCTTTGCTGAGATTTACCGAGCGCAATTGTTAACCGAGAAGTATTGAGGCATGGTTGGCAGGCAAATCAATCATCTGTGTTCATATCGTCTTCATCTGTGCGATATGCCCTAAAGGATATGCGGAGCGGTATGCTTTAGCACTAACTACGTGTGACGCGAACTTCTAATCCTTTAGGACGCGAAGCGGTATGCTAAAGCCCTAAAAGATTCTCTTCGGTCTCGGAGCGGTATGAAGTAAGCATTTGCCAATCGCGGATTCACGGATAAACCGCACTCCGCCCTTCGGTCTCGAAGCTTATCCGTGATAGACTAGCTTCGCGTCGTCCTTTAGGACGTAAGGAGCTAATCATGCACGGGTCATATCCTTTAGGGGACTTTTTCGAGAGTAAGATCTCAGACAGATCGCTCCACTACTAAATCTTTTATTACTTTTAATTAATAAAATGAGTTTTTGGCTGAAAAATTATTCTCAAAATATACTGTCAGATATTTACATATATCGAATGAATTCGATCAATATATACAGTAAAGCTGATTTGTTCTTGCACTAAATGTTTAGGCGTTGCTAAATGAAGGGATGATTATATGATTCTTACAACTAAGCAAATTAATTAAAAAGCTAATAGCTAATAGCTGATAGCCGATAGCTGATAGCTACGAACAGATTACTTTGAGCGTGGGAGATGCTCTGAGCTTAAGAGCATATCTAACCACGCTGTTAGGTTTCATACTTCAAATCAGCAACGCCAATGTTTAAAGTGTTTAAATAAAGATTAGCGAAAGGAGACACATGAACGCATCGGAAAGAGCCAAAGGTTTAGAT
This genomic window from Coleofasciculaceae cyanobacterium contains:
- a CDS encoding glycosyltransferase family 1 protein, whose translation is MLPKSRGKIALISVHGDPAIDIGKEEAGGQNVYVRQVGEALARQGWQVDMFTRRSDANQEKIVEHSPNCRTIRLTAGPQRFVARQKIFNYLPEFVKAFFDYQHQQKTIYPLIHSNYWLSGWVGMEIKKLQTVQHLHTYHSLGAVKYRSINTIPLIAKTRLRVEKECLETADTIIATSPQEQEHMRSLVSKKGNVTVIPCGTDIDCFGSVDRAAGRAKIGVSPETKLVMYAGRFDERKGIETLVRAIAKDEVKRHENLKLKIVGGSTPGESDGIEKNRIASIVKELNIEKITEFVGRVQHEDLAYYYAAADVCVVPSHYEPFGLVAIEAMASRTPVIAANVGGLKFSVADGKTGLLVPPQDEIAFAKAIDSILSDEQWHKELATNARNRVEAKFSWDGVANQLDQQYMFALNQLWQKLGLFKPAV
- the dut gene encoding dUTP diphosphatase → MEIKILKLNQSAIIPDYAHSEDAGLDLFAIEETEILPGETQLINTGIAIALPLGIEAQIRPRSGLALKHSVTVLNSPGTIDAGYRGEIGIILINHGKKSFQIVPGMKIAQMVVASIIQAKITVVDKLDSTSRNNKGFGSTGTMK